A genomic stretch from Malus domestica chromosome 15, GDT2T_hap1 includes:
- the LOC103400218 gene encoding uncharacterized protein, with product MGDKLEKSTSSGMTLYQKWENPNYPLYLHHSDQPSAVLVPQPLMEDNYGIWVQSMTMALMVKNKLGLVDGTIEKPSDDQIEEFQQWNRCNNLVKTWLLGSMSKEISGSVIHCKDARQMWLDLQERFSHVNIVQLFHIEKEIHDCVQNSMTVSSYFTKLKSFWDERDALVSIPSCRCETKR from the coding sequence ATGGGCGACAAACTAGAAAAGTCGACCTCTTCAGGCATGACTTTGTATCAAAAGTGGGAAAACCCTAATTATCCACTCTATCTTCATCACTCGGATCAACCTAGTGCGGTGCTTGTGCCGCAGCCGCTTATGGAAGACAACTATGGTATATGGGTCCAATCCATGACCATGGCTTTGATGGTCAAAAACAAGTTAGGCCTCGTCGATGGGACGATCGagaaaccaagcgatgaccagATTGAAGAATTTCAACAATGGAACCGATGCAACAACCTAGTGAAAACATGGTTGCTTGGCTCCATGTCTAAAGAGATCTCGGGAAGTGTCATACACTGCAAAGATGCACGGCAGATGTGGCTCGACCTGCAAGAGAGATTTTCTCATGTGAACATTGTTCAACTTTTCCATATAGAGAAAGAAATTCATGACTGTGTGCAAAACAGTATGACAGTAAGCTCTTATTTTACTAAACTTAAGAGTTTTTGGGATGAACGTGACGCCTTGGTTTCGATCCCTTCATGTCGTTGTGAGACAAAGAGATAG
- the LOC103456111 gene encoding flowering-promoting factor 1 yields the protein MSGVWVFNNNGVIRLVENPQAETSTRRKALVHLPSGQVVSSYSTLEQILTGLGWERYYGGDPDLFQFHKRSSIDLISLPRDFSKFNSVYMYDIVIKNPNVFHVRDV from the coding sequence ATGTCTGGGGTTTGGGTTTTCAATAATAATGGGGTGATTCGCCTGGTGGAAAATCCGCAGGCCGAGACATCGACTAGGAGGAAGGCTTTGGTGCACTTGCCGAGTGGGCAGGTGGTGTCGTCCTACTCAACGCTCGAGCAAATATTGACGGGGTTAGGATGGGAGAGGTACTATGGAGGTGATCCCGATCTCTTCCAATTCCACAAGCGATCTTCGATCGATCTAATCTCTCTCCCCAGAGACTTCTCCAAGTTCAACTCTGTTTACATGTACGATATTGTCATTAAAAACCCCAACGTCTTCCACGTTCGGGACGTGTAG